The Silurus meridionalis isolate SWU-2019-XX chromosome 16, ASM1480568v1, whole genome shotgun sequence genome has a segment encoding these proteins:
- the plxnb1a gene encoding plexin-B1 yields MALVSTLLSSLILGILESLLVCCHYPRFSSNDTVFQHLALHPDPTVGTVYIGAQDRLFQLSGLDRLLLEVEETTGPLRDSKDCLPPVTPENCPHSRLVSNHNKLLLVEPYSLQLITCGSVHQGTCQKRSLANVSQVLFSAERPMDTQYVAANDPTVSTIGLVASQRDGAPPLLYVGRGYVGRGSLPPISTRQLSSEHIFSYEETAKLGVAGRLSEYDHNFIHAFARGSHVYFLFLRRNLKATSREYITYIARMCLDDHAYYSYIEVPLTCHSRLTKNYNLLQGAQVGGEVLMAVFSTSLNGASMPSEESALCLYSLDDIDHWIDGTRDLCYTQDGHRDGTRVAYIEYEVKSSCANLPKDTLSTYPCGSDHTPSPMASQEPVEAEAVLESLSARFTAVAVSVREGHSIAFLGDSKGILHKVFLGSSGEVKSYSSLPIQPGSAINRDLLLDSSQRHLYIMTRNTVEKMPVAECNKHINCQSCLAARDPYCGWCVLEGKCVMRSDCSSGSREGHWLWSFDMGQKCLKVESLSQSNISLGVEKNVALDIPGLPILSEGDKYSCFFDETQSAVTVQETIVTCLTPSASMLPPVPQGQDSVSVTLSLRFLNVTVAVQEFTFYDCSLVQQLSGTMPCIGCVTSRWRCNWCVHQHICSHEATCDQGVIIYNQHFKLQSSTTKDFDTFTTESTKVSTPAKFIAISTAVVIPPIIQETTAITRTAVKPFTNLPSNFQHTMPSSTQQAITIVAKAQVLHEDSNVGGEKAHVSVLTPGGSGKDNSDLSHKGSAADLATSTTQMVEALDAGFTHKAVSTSSTPGVNHWLKQTDDVKALFETGSLVSSPSPPSEDGRTQQVSPDFPYSSEVDYQSDFSPMDNERSVVSEASNTCPCVEKVQGSSLLPVNIARQITLVGRNLHLYQDEELRMDYECVLAIEGRSVVVPAFVKRDDSQPFLFHITCQRHQYSYTAAVDEYIPAITVRRRGYFQIDSPQDLHVKLYNCSVGRSDCSRCHTAEPSYECVWCEGSQSSCIFNSSCKDHIQQICPAPHIHQIEPLSGPVEGGTVITISGSNLGRRAEDIQHSVYVAGVPCIVIPTRYEISSSIVCKTTASGSRRKGHVSVEVKGGGVGKSVQDFFYQDPMLLGMFPLKGPMSGGSLVIIMGRDLRTGHSNEIKILIGGVPCILTSSPEMDDEQLACVTSGSNRTGNHAVTVWFGRAERHLKGSFYHYTTDPNITSAAPSKSFLSGGRVIRVSGQNLDVVLDPRIQVTLSPPGPQFQGRKRRRRKRKSERHIGKDDMLWPLKRERRIVPESRCPEDSVCDVKQTENHCVINSSTLLLCPTPALGPEARHATVSIQFLLDNLHFDFEEITGSPFTYELNPILHPLNQEDHSKPYLHKPGSIISVEGENLDLAIFKEEVVALIGEAVCAVKTLTRNHLYCEPPAEQPSVPATKKREARDPLPEFTVRMGNLNFSLGKVEYDFLSQALFPLEAQVGVGVGASIVALIVLIIVLIYRRKSKQALRDYKKVQIQLENLETSVRDRCKKEFTDLMTEMMDMSSDLVGSGIPFLDYRTYSERIFFPGHRECPLKRDLDVPACRRTTVEQGLIQLSNLLNSKLFLVKFIHTLESQRTFSPRDRAYVASLLTVALHEKLEYFTDILKTLLSHLVEQYTNKNPKLMLRRTESVVEKLLTNWMSICLYSFLRESAGESFYMLFRAIKHQVDKGPVDAVTSKAKYTLNDNRLLRDDVEYHTLTLNVLVTSGGTNESQTVPVKVLDCDTITQVKEKILEHAWKGTSYSQRPSTDSVHLEWRAGMAGHLILSDEDLTSVVQGSWKRLNTLQHYKVPDGATVTLVSRQSKNHDDSHDYIPGEKTPMLEDGEDEGIRLWHLEKANEEPDLSKHRRGSLKERERERAKAIPEIYLTRLLSMKGTLQKFVDDLFTVILSTSQPVPLAVKYFFDLLDDQAAQHNITDPETIHIWKTNSLPLRFWINILKNPQFIFDVPTSDNVDAVLSVIAQTFMDSCTIADHKLGRDSPINKLLYARDIPRYKQMVERYYADIKHTMSASDQEMNSVLAELSRNYSSEVSHLVALNELYKYINKYYDQIIAALEEDSTAQKMQLGYRLQQIAAAVENKVTDL; encoded by the exons atggCACTTGTCTCCACCCTGCTTTCTTCGCTCATTCTGGGCATTTTGGAAAGCCTACTTGTATGTTGCCACTATCCACGCTTCTCATCCAATGACACTGTGTTCCAGCACTTGGCGCTGCACCCTGACCCTACCGTGGGCACGGTGTACATTGGTGCACAGGATCGCCTTTTCCAGCTGTCTGGATTGGACCGCTTGCTTCTGGAGGTGGAAGAGACAACAGGTCCTTTGAGAGACAGTAAGGATTGTCTTCCACCTGTAACTCCTGAGAACTGCCCACATTCCCGGTTAGTAAGTAACCACAACAAGCTGCTGCTGGTGGAACCCTATTCCCTCCAGCTTATTACATGTGGCAGTGTCCACCAGGGCACATGCCAGAAGCGCAGCCTGGCTAATGTCAGCCAAGTTCTCTTCTCTGCCGAAAGACCAATGGACACTCAATACGTGGCTGCCAATGACCCAACTGTCTCCACCATTGGACTTGTAGCAAGTCAGAGAGATGGGGCTCCACCCTTGCTATATGTGGGAAGGGGCTACGTGGGACGGGGTAGCCTCCCACCAATCTCCACCCGCCAACTTTCCTCTGAGCACATCTTTTCCTATGAGGAAACAGCTAAACTAGGTGTGGCTGGCCGCCTATCAGAGTACGACCACAATTTTATACATGCCTTTGCACGAGGGAGCCATGTCTACTTTTTATTCTTAAGACGCAACCTCAAAGCCACCTCCCGAGAATATATAACATACATAGCACGGATGTGCCTGGATGATCATGCATATTATTCCTACATCGAAGTTCCCCTGACGTGCCACTCTCGCTTGACAAAAAATTACAATCTCCTCCAGGGAGCACAGGTGGGTGGAGAGGTCCTGATGGCAGTGTTTTCAACATCATTGAATGGTGCCAGCATGCCGAGTGAAGAATCAGCACTTTGCCTTTACAGTCTGGATGATATTGACCACTGGATTGATGGTACACGAGACTTGTGCTACACACAGGATGGTCATAGAGATGGCACCAGGGTGGCATATATAGAGTATGAGGTTAAATCCAGCTGTGCCAACTTACCAAAA GACACACTAAGTACCTATCCTTGTGGCTCAGACCACACTCCAAGTCCGATGGCCAGCCAGGAGCCAGTGGAAGCTGAAGCGGTTTTGGAGAGTCTTTCTGCTCGTTTCACTGCAGTGGCTGTCAGTGTGAGAGAGGGACATTCCATTGCTTTTCTGGGAGACTCCAAAGGAATTTTACACAAG GTTTTTCTGGGGAGCTCTGGAGAAGTGAAGAGCTACTCCAGTCTTCCCATCCAGCCAGGTTCAGCCATTAACCGAGACCTGCTACTTGACTCTTCCCAGAGACACCTTTACATTATGACTAGAAATACA GTAGAGAAAATGCCAGTGGCAGAGTGTAATAAACACATAAATTGCCAATCATGTCTTGCGGCTCGAGATCCTTATTGtggctggtgtgttttggaggGCAA GTGTGTTATGCGTTCTGACTGTAGTTCTGGCTCAAGGGAAGGCCATTGGCTTTGGAGTTTTGACATGGGGCAGAAGTGTCTGAAGGTGGAGTCACTGTCACAGTCCAACATCAGCCTTGGAGTagagaaaaat GTGGCACTCGATATACCGGGCTTGCCCATTCTCTCTGAGGGCGATAAGTACTCATGTTTCTTTGATGAGACACAAAGTGCTGTGACTGTTCAGGAAACTATAGTCACTTGCCTCACTCCTTCAGCCAGCATGTTGCCTCCTGTACCTCAAGGACAAG ATTCAGTGTCAGTCACACTGTCCTTGCGCTTCCTGAACGTGACTGTGGCAGTTCAGGAGTTCACGTTCTATGACTGTTCTCTTGTGCAGCAACTGTCAGGCACCATGCC ATGTATAGGGTGTGTGACTAGTCGCTGGAGGTGTAATTGGTGTGTTCACCAGCACATTTGCTCTCACGAGGCTACATGCGACCAAGGAGTGATCATATACAATCAGCAT TTCAAGCTACAGTCTTCAACAACAAAAGACTTTGATACATTTACTACAGAGTCAACCAAAGTGTCTACTCCAGCCAAATTTATAGCCATATCTACTGCTGTGGTGATACCTCCCATCATTCAAGAGACAACTGCAATAACTAGAACAGCTGTGAAACCCTTCACCAACCTGCCGAGCAATTTCCAGCATACCATGCCTTCCTCAACCCAACAGGCAATAACTATAGTTGCAAAAGCCCAGGTTCTACATGAGGACAGCAATGTAGGTGGAGAGAAGGCACATGTGTCAGTACTGACTCCTGGTGGCAGTGGTAAGGACAATAGTGATCTAAGTCATAAAGGATCAGCTGCAGACTTGGCCACATCCACCACCCAAATGGTGGAAGCTCTGGATGCAGGGTTTACACATAAAGCAGTTTCAACCTCCTCTACTCCTGGGGTGAACCATTGGTTAAAGCAGACTGATGATGTAAAAGCATTATTTGAGACTGGATCATTAGtgtcttctccttctcctccatctgagGATGGAAGGACACAGCAAGTGTCACCTGATTTTCCATATTCTTCAGAAGTGGACTACCAGTCTGACTTTTCCCCCATG GACAATGAACGCTCAGTGGTGAGTGAAGCTTCCAACACCTGCCCATGTGTAGAGAAGGTTCAAGGTTCTTCGCTCCTACCTGTAAACATTGCCAGACAGATTACGCTGGTAGGACGCAATCTGCACCTCTACCAG GATGAGGAGCTCAGGATGGATTATGAGTGCGTGTTAGCCATAGAGGGCAGGTCTGTTGTGGTGCCCGCATTTGTTAAAAGGGATGACTCACAGCCCTTTTTATTCCACATCACGTGTCAACGCCACCAG TATTCCTACACAGCTGCTGTGGACGAATACATTCCAGCAATCACAGTGAGGAGACGAGGCTATTTTCAAATCGACAGTCCTCAGGACTTGCACG TGAAACTGTATAACTGCTCGGTGGGCCGTTCCGACTGCAGCCGCTGTCACACAGCCGAGCCAAGTTATGAATGCGTGTGGTGTGAAGGAAGCCAATCCAGCTGCATCTTCAACAGCTCCTGCAAAGATCACATCCAGCAAATCTGCCCTGCACCCCACATACACCAG ATAGAGCCTCTGTCTGGTCCAGTAGAGGGCGGTACTGTGATCACTATCTCAGGATCGAACTTGGGCCGGAGAGCAGAAGACATTCAGCATTCTGTTTATGTAGCTGGAGTTCCCTGCATTGTTATTCCCACAAGATATGAGATTTCCTCCAG CATCGTGTGTAAGACCACAGCGAGTGGAAGTAGGAGAAAAGGACATGTTTCTGTAGAGGTTAAAGGAGGAGGAGTTGGAAAATCTGTTCAGGACTTTTTCTACCAG gaCCCAATGTTACTGGGAATGTTTCCACTGAAAGGTCCAATGTCAGGAGGCTCTTTAGTCATCATCATGGGGCGGGATTTACGAACAGGCCATTCTAATGAGATCAAAATCCTGATTGGAGGAGTGCCCTGCATCTTAACTAG CTCTCCAGAAATGGATGATGAGCAACTCGCATGCGTGACCAGTGGAAGCAACAGAACAGGAAACCACGCAGTGACAGTGTGGTTTggaagagcagagcggcatctAAAGGGCTCTTTTTATCACTATACTACAGACCCGAATATCACCAGTGCTGCTCCCTCTAAAAGCTTCCTCAG TGGGGGCCGTGTGATCAGAGTATCTGGTCAAAACTTGGATGTTGTCCTGGACCCTCGCATCCAAGTGACCCTGAGCCCCCCAGGGCCACAATTCCAGGGtagaaaaaggagaaggagaaagagaaagagtgagaggcATATTGGAAAAGACGACATGCTTTGGCCTCTCAAAAGAGAGCGGCGTATAGTTCCAGAATCCCGCTGTCCTGAAGACAGCGTCTGTGATGTGAAGCAG ACGGAGAATCATTGTGTGATAAACAGCTCCACTCTGCTTCTGTGCCCCACACCTGCACTGGGCCCTGAAGCTCGCCATGCCACCGTTAGCATCCAGTTCTTGCTTGATAACCTCCACTTCGATTTTGAGGAGATCACTGGCAGCCCCTTCACTTATGAGCTAAACCCTATTCTCCACCCACTCAACCAGGAAGATCACAGCAAACCCTACCTTCACAAACCTGGAAGCATCATCTCTGTTGAG GGGGAGAATCTCGACTTGGCCATTTTTAAGGAGGAGGTGGTGGCTCTGATAGGTGAAGCCGTATGTGCTGTGAAAACGCTCACCAGGAACCATCTTTACTGTGAGCCTCCTGCTGAGCAGCCCTCAGTACCTGCCACGAAGAAACGAGAGGCCAGAGATCCTCTGCCAGAGTTCACA gtaCGAATGGGGAATCTAAACTTCTCCCTGGGAAAGGTGGAGTATGACTTTCTGAGCCAGGCCTTGTTTCCTCTGGAAGCTCAAGTGGGCGTTGGAGTCGGTGCCTCTATCGTGGCTCTTATTGTACTCATCATCGTGCTTATATACAG GAGGAAGAGTAAACAGGCTCTGAGGGATTACAAGAAAGTTCAGATTCAGCTAGAGAACCTAGAGACCAGCGTGAGAGATCGCTGCAAAAAAGAGTTCACTG ACTTGATGACAGAGATGATGGACATGTCTAGTGACTTGGTGGGCTCAGGAATTCCTTTTCTGGACTACCGTACCTACTCTGAGAGGATCTTCTTCCCTGGCCACCGGGAGTGTCCACTGAAAAGAGATCTGGATGTGCCAGCTTGTCGCAGGACTACAGTAGAGCAGGGGCTCATCCAGCTCTCCAATTTACTCAACAGCAAGCTGTTCCTCGTCAAG TTTATCCACACTTTGGAGAGCCAGAGGACGTTCTCACCAAGGGACCGAGCATATGTGGCTTCCCTTCTTACAGTGGCACTGCACGAAAAGTTAGAATATTTCACTGACATTTTGAAAACCCTGTTGAGTCACTTGGTGGAGCAGTACACCAACAAAAACCCTAAGCTCATGCTGCGCAG GACTGAATCAGTGGTAGAGAAGCTACTAACCAACTGGATGTCTATTTGCCTTTATTCATTCCTAAGG GAATCCGCAGGTGAGTCTTTTTACATGCTATTCCGAGCCATAAAGCACCAGGTGGATAAGGGCCCTGTGGATGCTGTAACAAGCAAAGCCAAATATACACTCAACGACAACCGGCTACTGCGTGATGATGTAGAATACCACACACTG ACTCTAAATGTCCTGGTAACCAGTGGAGGTACAAATGAATCACAGACAGTTCCTGTTAAAGTGCTGGACTGTGACACCATCACACAAGTGaaggagaagatcctggagcaTGCATGGAAGGGCACATCATACTCTCAGAGACCCTCCACAGATTCAGTGCACTTAG AATGGAGGGCTGGGATGGCAGGACACCTGATCCTGTCTGATGAAGACCTGACCTCAGTGGTTCAGGGCTCCTGGAAACGTCTAAACACTTTGCAACACTACAAG GTCCCCGATGGAGCCACAGTTACACTGGTATCACGACAGTCCAAAAATCATGATGACAGCCATGACTACATACCAGGAGAAA aaaCTCCAATGCTGGAGGATGGAGAGGATGAAGGAATAAGGCTTTGGCATCTGGAGAAAGCCAATGAAGAGCCAGATCTGTCCAAACACAGACGAGGGAgtctgaaagaaagagagcgagagagagccaAGGCCATTCCAGAGATCTACCTGACACGATTACTGTCTATGAAG GGCACGTTGCAAAAGTTTGTTGACGACTTGTTCACCGTGATTCTTAGTACCAGTCAGCCAGTTCCTCTggctgtaaaatatttttttgatcTGTTGGATGACCAGGcagcacaacacaatattaCCGACCCTGAAACCATCCACATCTGGAAGACGAACAG TCTACCACTGAGGTTCTGGATCAATATTCTGAAAAACCCACAATTCATCTTTGATGTCCCAACCTCAGACAATGTGGATGCAGTGCTGTCTGTTATCGCTCAAACCTTCATGGACTCCTGTACAATCGCTGACCACAAACTGGGCAGG GATTCTCCTATAAACAAATTGCTGTATGCTCGAGACATCCCACGCTACAAACAGATGGTGGAAAg GTATTATGCTGATATAAAGCATACCATGTCTGCCAGTGACCAAGAAATGAACTCTGTTTTGGCAGAGCTGTCTAGG AATTACTCCAGTGAAGTAAGTCATCTAGTGGCCTTGAATGAGTTATACAAGTATATCAACAAATATTATGATCAG ATCATTGCTGCTCTAGAGGAAGACTCAACTGCTCAGAAGATGCAGCTGGGCTACAGGCTTCAGCAGATTGCAGCAGCTGTGGAAAATAAAGTGACTGACCTTTGA